The Deltaproteobacteria bacterium region ACGGATGCCCGGGAGAACCCGTGTACGGGTACGTGTACGTGTACGTGTACGGAGGAGAGGCGGCGAACCCTTGACACCCCCCAGGGCACTCTTACCCTTCGATCGAACGCAGCGACCGAAACCGGAAACCCCGTGAGATCGGGGCATCGAATCGGCTGAAGCGGAAGTAGCCGCGGGCCCTTGCCCGCAACCAGGAGACGTGTGCCCGGGCGCCCCCCGGGCCTCGAGGAACCGGGCCGTCCGGCCCGCAACAGGAGACGTGTGCCCGGCCTGCGGCCGGGGACCGAGGAGACCAAGGAGGTACCGACATGTTGGTGCGATGGAACGATCAGATGTGGAGCGACGTGGGCCGCGCCCTCGGTGACTTCGACGAGATGCGCCGGCGGATGGCCGACTTCTTCGAGGGCCGCGACTTCTCCGGCCCGGATCTCGGGACGGCCCCGATCTCGGGCGCCTGGCCCCGGGTCCGCCTGGAGGACGATGGCGAGCAGTTCCGCCTCGAGGCCGTCGTGCCCGGCCTGGGGGAGAAGGACATCTCCCTGACCCTCAACCGGAACGTCCTGACGGTGACCGGCGAGCGCCAGCTCACCCTGCCCGAGGGCTACGGCCTGCAGCGGAGGGAGCGCGGCTCGGTGAGGTTCAGCCGCAGCATCGCCCTGCCGGGGCCGGTGGATCCGGACAAGGTCGACGCCAAGGTCCGGGACGGCCTGCTGACGGTGACGCTGCCGCGCGCCGAGGAGGCCAAGCCCAAGCAGATCACGGTGGAGAGCGCCTGAGGGCCGCGGCCACCGAAGGCAAACGAGAACACGAGAAGAAAGTGAGGCAAGTCATGACTCTGACCGAGCTCGAGAAGCGCGAGGACGAGAGCCTGTCCCGCTCCCCGGTGACGAGGGAGCCCACCCGCCCGACCGTCCGCCCCCTGGTGGACGTGTTCGAGAACGACGAGGAGATCCTCCTGGTGGCGGATCTGCCCGGCGTGCCGGCCGGCAACCTGAAGGTGCGGCTGGAGGACGGTGAGCTGACCCTCGAGGGCCGCTGGCACGACACCGAGGACCGCAAGACCCTGGCCACCGAGTACGTCCCGGTGGACTACCGCCGCACCTTCGTGGTGCCCGACGGCATCGACCCCGAGTCGGTGAAGGCCCGGGCGAAGGACGGCGTGGTCACCATCCACCTGCCCAAGGCCGAGGCCTTCCGCCCGCGGGAGATCCCGGTCCACGCGGGCTAGCAACGACTCTCCCCCCCTCCTCTCGCCCTCCCCCGGGCGAGAGGGGACCTCCCCCCAAGCAAGACGGCCCGTCACGCTCTCGCGTGGCGGGCCGTCGTTTCTTGCTTCGGAGCGACCCGGAGGCGGCGCGTAGCCGGCGCAGGGTCGCGGAGCTTCGTGCCCCTGGCCCGAGCTGGGGGGCTCGGGGGGAGCGGACGCTCCCCCCGCTACATGCAGATCCCGTTGTTGGGATCGCCGACGTTCGTGCAGGTCAGGCCGGTCGGGCAGGTCGGGGTCGCCAGCGGGCAGACGATGGCGCAGTAGGTCGGATCCGCCCCGGTGGCGGTCGTGATCACGCACTGCGAGGTCATGCTCTCGACCGTGGGGCAGTCGGTGGCCTCGGTGGCGGGCGTGCAGCCGGGCATGCAGATGCCGGGCTGGCCGGAACCGAAGCTCAGGCAGTCCAGGCCGGCCTGGCAGTTGCCCGCGGTGCCGCCGCACTCGGCGAAGGCGCCCTGGTCACCGGTGGCCGGGGTGTCGCAGACGCCGAGGTTGTAGCCGGGCTGCAGCTCGATGGCGTTGCCGTTCGAGTCGAGCACGCCCAGGCAGCGCTGATCGCCGGTGCAGGTGGTCTCGCAGGCGTTGGGCACGCAGGTCTGGAAGCAGGTGGCCGGGGTGGCCTGGTCGAAGGAGGCGCAGACGCCGGCGTTGTCGGCGCCGCAGAAGCCCTGGGTCTGGTTGCCGCACTCCGCGCCGATGTTCTGGCCGGTGGCCACCAGGGCGCAGACGTCGGTGCAGTCGGCGGGGCAGCCGGTGATGGTCTCGCCCGGATCGCAGGTGCCGTTGCCGCAGGTGATGGGGCAGTCGGCGGCGCAGTTGGTGTTGGTCTCGCCGGCGTCGCAGACGCCGTTGCCGCAGGTGGTGTTGCAGTCGGCGGCGCAGTTCGCCGGGGTCTCGCCCGCGTCACAGGTGCCGTTGTTGTTGCAGACGACCGGGCAGTCGGCGGCGCAGCTGGTGGAGGTCTCACCGGCGTCGCAGGTGCCGTTGTTGTTGCAGGTGACCGGGCAGTCGTTCGGGCAGTTGTCCGAGTTCTCGCCGGCGTTGCAGGTGCCGTTGTTGTTGCAGACCGGGCAGTCCGCCGAGCAGGTGGCCGAGGTCTCACCCGCGTCGCAGGTGCCGTTGCCGCAGCTCTCGGCGCAGTCGGCCGAGCAGGAGCTGGCGTCCTCGCCGGCCTCGCAGGTGCCGTTGCCGCAGACGGCGTCGTCGTCGTCCTTGCCACCGCAGGCCGTGAGGGAGAGAGCGAGCAGGAAGATGGGGAGCAGGCGGAACATCGACTTCATGGGGGTCTCCTCCTTTGGGAGGTCGCAATGGGGAGTGATTTTCAGGCCTCAAGTAGCGAACCTGGAGGGGTAGGGGAAGGCCCCGCGGCCCCTCCATGTCCCCCGTCGCCGCATAGTAAGGTGTGCGGCGTGAGACGCCTTCGCCCGCTCCAGCATTCACTCCGGTCTCTCTCCCTGCTCCTCCTCGCCGCGCTGCCCCTCGGGGTGGCCTGCCCGGCGCCGGTCGACGAACCGGACGGCGGCACCCCGGACGGGGGGGATCCGGCGGCCTGTCTCACCCTCTTCCGCTTCGACGACGGCCGGCCCCACCAGCAGGTGAACCTCGCGGGGACCCTCAACGGCTGGTCGGAGACGGCCGATCGCCTGGCGCCCGACCCGGCCTCCGGCGCCACGGCCTGGGTGCTGGAGAAGGAGCTCTCGGCGGGCGACTGGGCCTACCACTTCCTGGTCGACGGCCGGCCCACCCTCGATCCCCTCCACCTCGAGCGCACCTGGCAGACCGGCGATCTGCGCTCCCTCCGCCGTACCACCGACTGCTCGGAGCCCACCCTCGAGGTCGAGCGCTTCGGCATCGAGGCCGGGCCGGGCGGCGGTCACCTGCGCGCCACGATCCGCTTCACCCCCGGCATCCAGGGGGACGCCCTCGATCCCGCGACCGCCGTGGCCCGCCTCGACGGAGCGGCCCTCCCCGCCTCGGTCCTGGACGAGGCGGCCGGGCTCTTCGAGATCGACGTCCAGAACCTGCCGGCGGGCAAGCACCGCCTCTCGGTGGAGGCCGGCGACCTGGCCGGACGGGCGGCCCCGGCCCGCCTGCTCTCGGCCTGGGCCGAGGCCCGCCCCTTCACCTGGGAGGGGGCGACCCTCTACTTCCCGATGACCGATCGCTTCCGCAACGGCGATCCGGCCAACGACGCGCCGGCGGGGGTCGAGGCCATCTCCGACTACCGCGGCGGGGACTGGGCGGGCATCCAGGCCGCCCTGGAGGAGGGCTACTTCGACGACCTCGGCGTCACCGCGCTGTGGCTCTCGCCCCTGCAGGCGAACCCCGCGGGCGGCTTCTGGGGCACCGACGGGCACCAGCACACCGGCTACCACGGCTACTGGCCCTCGGCGGCGCGGGAGACGCAGGCGCGCTTCGGCACCCTGGCCGAGCTGCAGGCCCTGGTCGAGGCGGCCCACGCCCGCGGCATCCGGGTGCTCGCGGATCTGGTCTTCAACCACGTCCACGCCGAGCACGCCTACGCCGCGCAGGGCGGGTGGCTCAACGGCGACGGCTCCTGCGTCTGCGGCGGGCCGGGCTGCGACTGGAACACCTTCCCGAAGGTCTGCTGGTTCACCGACTACCTGCCGGACCTCGACTGGCGGGTGGACGCCGTCTCCGACGCGATGGTGGCCGACGCCCTCTGGTGGCTGGACGCCGCGGACCTGGACGGCTTCCGGGTCGACGCGGTGAAGCACTTCGAGAAGAGCGCGACCTCGAACCTGCGGGCGGCCCTGGCGGCCCGGGAGGCGGCCGGGAGCGCGCCGGTCTTCCTGGTGGGCGAGACCTTCGTCGGCGAGGGGCAGCACGGCCCGGTGGCCGAGTACGTGGGTGGTGGGCAGCTCGACGGGCAGTTCGATTTCCCCCTCTACTGGACCGCGGTGCGGGTCTTCGCCCGGGGTGAGGGCAGCTTCCTCGACCTCGAGGCCGCGATGGCCGCCGGCGAGGCGACCTGGCCCGAGGGCGCGGTGATGTCCCCCTTCCTGGGCAACCACGACATCCCCCGCTTCCTCTCCCACGCCGCCGGAGACATCGCCGACCTCTACGGCAACGGCTCCAAGGAGCAGGGCTGGAGCGCGCCTCCCCAGGCGCCGGACGCGGACCTCCCCTACGAGCGCGCCCGGCTGGCCTTCGCCTGGCTGCTGACCGGCCCGGGGCTGCCGCTGATCTACTACGGCGACGAGATCGGCCTGCCCGGCGCCGGGGATCCGGACAACCGCCGGATGATGCCCACCGACCCCGGGCCCCGCGGCGGGCAGCTCCTCGGCTCCGTGCAGCAGCTCGGGCAGCTGCGCCGCGAGACGCCGGCCCTGCGCCTCGGCGAGCGCCGCACCCTCTGGATCGACGGCGACTTCTGGGTGCAGGTGCGCGACGCCGGCGGCTCGAGCGTGGCGATCGTGGCCCTCAACCGCGGTGCCACGACCCGCACCGAGACCGTGACCCTCGACGGCGCGCTCGCCGGCATCCCCCGCCTGACCTTCCAGGCGCGGATCGGCGGCGGCGAGGTGGTGGCCACGAACGGTCAGCTGACGATCAGCGTGCCGCCGATGGGCCACGAGGTGCTGACGCCCTGAGGCCCCTTTCAGGGCGCGGGGGAGGCGCCGAGCTCGGCGATGAGCTCGCGGGCGCGCTCCGGCGTGTAGCGGCCCTCGGCGGAGAGCCGGCGGGCGACGATCTCGAGGAGCTCGGCGGGGGCCCGGGCCTCGAGGGCCACCGAGCGGGAGTGGAGGGCCATGTGGCCCCGCTGGATGCCGTCGGTGGCCAGCGCCCGCAGGGCGGCGAGGTTGCTCGCCAGCCCCACCGCGGCGGCCAGCCCGGCGAGGTCGGCGGCCGATCCCACGTCGGCCAGGCGGAGGGCGGCGCGGACCCCGGGGTGCGCCCGGGCGGCGCCGCCAACGACGCCCACGGCCAGGGGCAGGTGCGCCTCCCCCACCAGGGTGCCGTCGGAGAGCACCCGCCAGGTGGAGAGGGGGCGGTAGGTGCCCGAGCGGGCGGCCCAGGCGTGCGCGGCGGCCTCGGCCTGGCGCCAGTCCTGACCGGTGGCGAGGAGCACGGCGTCGAGCCCGTTCATGAAGCCCTTGTTGTGGGTGACGGCGCGGTAGGGATCCACCTCGGCGAAGCGGGAGGCCTCGGCGATCCGGGCGGCGACCTCCGCTCCGTCGGTCCAGCGGGCGTCGGTCAGGGCCTCGGGGGGGATCCGGCAGGTGACCCGCACCCGGCGCTGGTCGGCGTAGTTGGAGAGGATCCGCAGGCCGATCCGCCCGCCGGTGAGCTCGGCGATCGCGGGCGCGATCCCCTCGGCGATCGTGTTGAGCAGGTTCGCGCCCATGGCGTCCAGGCAGTCGACCATCACGTGGACCACCAGGGAGCCGCGCCGCTCCAGCTCGTGGGGCGGCAGCACGCGGGCCTCGACGGCGCGGGCCCCGCCTCCCCGGGCGACCATCCGGGGGATCAGCGTGTTCGCGGTGGCGACCAGCTCGGCCTCGGCGGCGCGGATCCGTCCGGCGGCGGCCTCGGGATCGTCGAGCTCGGTGACGTGGATCTGGCTCGCCATCAGCGCGGCGGTGGTCTCCACCTGGAAGCCGCCGCCGGCGCGAACCCGCAGGGCCGCGCCGGAGGCCGCGGCCACCACGCTGGGCTCCTCGACGACCATCGGGGCCACCCGCTCCTCGCCGTCGACGACGAGGTTCAGGCAGACGCCGAGCGGCAGCCCGTGGATGCCGATCACGTTCTCGCTCATCGCCTCGGCGACGCCGTGATCGAAGCCACCGGCGCAGGAGGCGCCCGAGAGGGTCTCGAGCTCGTCCTCGCTCAGCCAGCCGGCGTCGGCGAGGGCGGCCAGGCGCGCCTCCCGGTCGAGGCGGTAGAAGCCGGGGATGCGGCCCCGGGGGTGTCGGCGATCCATCTTCATGCGCTCTCCTCCACGCGGGTGGCCGTGCTCAGGGTGTCCAGGATCCAGGCCCGCAGGTCGTCCCCGCCGGGCGTGTGGGGGACGGCGTTGGCGGCGTCCCGCACCAGGCCGGTGAGCCGGGTGACCGCGCTGTCCACGCCGAGGCGGGCGACCGCGTTGGGCCGCCCGAGGGCGGCGTCGCGCCCGCCGAGCTTGCCGCTGCCGGCGGTGCTGCCGAGCAGATCCTGCAGGTCGTCGGCGACCTGGTAGGCCTCGCCGAGCAGCACCCCGATGCCCTCCCAGTCCCGCCGGCGCCCGCCGGCCGCGAGGGCGCCGCCCACCAGGGCGGCCTCGAAGAGGGCCCCGGTCTTCAGGCGGTGGTAGGTGCCCAGGTCGGCCTGCGGCTCGGACTCCCAGGCCTGACCGCTGGTGATGCCGTTGGGCGCGCCGACGCAGCCGGCCAGCAGGCGGACGATCCCCGGCAGGCGGCGGGGGTGGCGGGCCGAGGCCGCGGCGACCACCTCGAAGGCCTGCACGATCAGGGCATCCGCGACCAGGATGGCCAGGGGCTCGTCGAAGGCCCGGTGCACCGTGGCGCGGCCGCGGCGCAGGGGGGCGTCGTCGAAGGCCGGGAGGTCGTCCTGGACCAGCGAGGCGCAGTGCAGCAGCTCCACGGCCGCGGCGACGGCGTCCGCCAGCTCCGGATCGTCGTCCCCGCTGGCCTCGGCGGCCAGCAGGGCGAGGCGGGGCCGCAGGCGCTTGCCTCCCGGGAACATCGCGTACTGGATGGCCTGGGCGAGCCGCGGGGGACAGGGATGCTGGATGGCCTTGCTGACGGCGCGCTTCAGGGCGGTCTCGATCCGGAGGGTCTTGTCCATGGGGTGATTGTCTATGCTTCGTTTAATGTTTGTCAAGCTATAAACAAAGACTATACAATGTCCTCATGACGCGAAGCTCGAGACGGCTCCCGGCCCTGGTCGTCGGGGGAGGCATCGGCGGCCTCACCGCCGCCATCGCCCTGGCGAGGGAGGGGCACGCCGTGCAGCTCCTCGAGCGGGCAGCGGTGGTCGGCGGCAAGGCCCGCCGCCTCGAGGTGGGCGGCCGCGCGATCGACGCCGGGCCCACCGTCCTCACCATGGCCTGGGTCTTCGAGGAGCTCTTCGCCTCGGTGGGCGCCAGCCTCCGGGAGCGGATCGTCCTGAACCCCGCCGGCGTCCTGGCCCGCCACGCCTGGGCCGACGGCAGCCGCCTGGACCTCCACCACGAGCTCGAGGAGAGCGCGGCGGCCATCGCCGACTTCGCCGGGGCGAAGGAGGCCGAGGGCTACCGCCGCTTCATGGAGCGGGCCCGCACCATCTACCAGGCGGTGGACGAGATCTTCCTGCGCTCGCAGCGCCCCTCGATCCTCGGCAACTTCTTCCAGCTGGGCTTGATGGGGCTGCCCTTCCTGGCGCGGATCGACGCGATGCGGACGATGGCCGCCGCCCTGGAGACCCACTTCCAGGATCCGCGCCTGCGTCAGCTCTTCGGCCGCTACGCCACCTACAGCGGCGGCTCTCCCTACCAGACCCCGGCCACCTTCAACCTCATCGCCCACGTCGAGCAGGACGGGGTGTGGGTGCCTCGAGGTGGCATCTCGGCGCTGGCCCGGGCGCTGGCCGGGCTCGCCGGCGAGCTGGGGGTGGAGGTGCGCACCGGCGCCGAGGTGGTCGAGGTCCTCGTCGAGGGCGGCGAGGCCACCGGGGTGCTGCTCGCGAGCGGCGAGCGGCTGGACGCCTCCCTGATCGTGCTCAACGCCGACGCGGGCGCGCTGGCGGCCGGCCACCTCGGGGCGGCGGTGCAGGAGGTCGTACCCGCTCCGAGGGAGCGCTCCTACTCGGCCCTCACCCTGGTGGGCGTGGGCCGCCTCGAGGGCTTCCCCCTCGACTTCCACAACGTCTTCTTCTCCGGGGACTACGCCGCCGAGTTCGAGGCGCTGCGCGCGGGCCGCCTGCCGGCGCTCCCCACCACCTATCTGTGTGCTCAGGACCGGGCGCCGGGGCAGCCGCCCCGGGCGGCGGGCGCCGCGGAGCGCTTCCTGATGATCATCAACGCCCCCGCGCTCGGCGCGGGCGAGAACCCCTCCCCCGGGGAGGAGGAGCTGGAACGATGCGAGAGAGCAGCCTTCGAGCTGATGGAGAGTTGTGGACTCCGGGTGCCGCGGCAGGGCCTGGAACACCAGAGGGTGGGGCCGGCGGACTTCGCGCGCCTCTTCCCGGGCAGCCGGGGAGCCCTCTACGGGGCGGCGCCGCACGGGATGATGGCGGGGATGCGCCGGCCGGCGGCGCGGACGCGGCTGCCGGGGCTCTACCTCTGCGGGGGGAGCGCTCACCCGGGGGCGGGGGTGCCGATGGCGGCGCTCTCGGGGCTGCGCGCCGCGGAGGCCGCCACCCGGGACCGGCCTTCGACCTCGCCCCCGATCCGGGTGGCTACCTCTGGTGGTACCTCGACATCGTCTCGGACGACGGACGCCACGCCCTGACGGCCATCCTCTTCGTCGGCAACGTCTTCTCGCCCTGGTACGCGGCGGCGCGCCGCGCCGCGCCCGGGGGGCAGGCCGATCCCCGCGCCCACGCCGCGGTGAACCTCTGCCTCTATGGCCCCTACCGGCACCGCTGGGCCTACACCGAGGTCGGCGCCCGCCACCTCGAGCAGAGCCCGGAGCACCTGCGGATCCACCAGAGCCAGCTCTACTGGGAGG contains the following coding sequences:
- a CDS encoding hydroxymethylglutaryl-CoA reductase, degradative — translated: MKMDRRHPRGRIPGFYRLDREARLAALADAGWLSEDELETLSGASCAGGFDHGVAEAMSENVIGIHGLPLGVCLNLVVDGEERVAPMVVEEPSVVAAASGAALRVRAGGGFQVETTAALMASQIHVTELDDPEAAAGRIRAAEAELVATANTLIPRMVARGGGARAVEARVLPPHELERRGSLVVHVMVDCLDAMGANLLNTIAEGIAPAIAELTGGRIGLRILSNYADQRRVRVTCRIPPEALTDARWTDGAEVAARIAEASRFAEVDPYRAVTHNKGFMNGLDAVLLATGQDWRQAEAAAHAWAARSGTYRPLSTWRVLSDGTLVGEAHLPLAVGVVGGAARAHPGVRAALRLADVGSAADLAGLAAAVGLASNLAALRALATDGIQRGHMALHSRSVALEARAPAELLEIVARRLSAEGRYTPERARELIAELGASPAP
- a CDS encoding polyprenyl synthetase family protein, whose protein sequence is MDKTLRIETALKRAVSKAIQHPCPPRLAQAIQYAMFPGGKRLRPRLALLAAEASGDDDPELADAVAAAVELLHCASLVQDDLPAFDDAPLRRGRATVHRAFDEPLAILVADALIVQAFEVVAAASARHPRRLPGIVRLLAGCVGAPNGITSGQAWESEPQADLGTYHRLKTGALFEAALVGGALAAGGRRRDWEGIGVLLGEAYQVADDLQDLLGSTAGSGKLGGRDAALGRPNAVARLGVDSAVTRLTGLVRDAANAVPHTPGGDDLRAWILDTLSTATRVEESA
- a CDS encoding Hsp20/alpha crystallin family protein, which produces MTLTELEKREDESLSRSPVTREPTRPTVRPLVDVFENDEEILLVADLPGVPAGNLKVRLEDGELTLEGRWHDTEDRKTLATEYVPVDYRRTFVVPDGIDPESVKARAKDGVVTIHLPKAEAFRPREIPVHAG
- the crtI gene encoding phytoene desaturase family protein; the protein is MTRSSRRLPALVVGGGIGGLTAAIALAREGHAVQLLERAAVVGGKARRLEVGGRAIDAGPTVLTMAWVFEELFASVGASLRERIVLNPAGVLARHAWADGSRLDLHHELEESAAAIADFAGAKEAEGYRRFMERARTIYQAVDEIFLRSQRPSILGNFFQLGLMGLPFLARIDAMRTMAAALETHFQDPRLRQLFGRYATYSGGSPYQTPATFNLIAHVEQDGVWVPRGGISALARALAGLAGELGVEVRTGAEVVEVLVEGGEATGVLLASGERLDASLIVLNADAGALAAGHLGAAVQEVVPAPRERSYSALTLVGVGRLEGFPLDFHNVFFSGDYAAEFEALRAGRLPALPTTYLCAQDRAPGQPPRAAGAAERFLMIINAPALGAGENPSPGEEELERCERAAFELMESCGLRVPRQGLEHQRVGPADFARLFPGSRGALYGAAPHGMMAGMRRPAARTRLPGLYLCGGSAHPGAGVPMAALSGLRAAEAATRDRPSTSPPIRVATSGGTSTSSRTTDATP
- a CDS encoding alpha-amylase family glycosyl hydrolase: MRRLRPLQHSLRSLSLLLLAALPLGVACPAPVDEPDGGTPDGGDPAACLTLFRFDDGRPHQQVNLAGTLNGWSETADRLAPDPASGATAWVLEKELSAGDWAYHFLVDGRPTLDPLHLERTWQTGDLRSLRRTTDCSEPTLEVERFGIEAGPGGGHLRATIRFTPGIQGDALDPATAVARLDGAALPASVLDEAAGLFEIDVQNLPAGKHRLSVEAGDLAGRAAPARLLSAWAEARPFTWEGATLYFPMTDRFRNGDPANDAPAGVEAISDYRGGDWAGIQAALEEGYFDDLGVTALWLSPLQANPAGGFWGTDGHQHTGYHGYWPSAARETQARFGTLAELQALVEAAHARGIRVLADLVFNHVHAEHAYAAQGGWLNGDGSCVCGGPGCDWNTFPKVCWFTDYLPDLDWRVDAVSDAMVADALWWLDAADLDGFRVDAVKHFEKSATSNLRAALAAREAAGSAPVFLVGETFVGEGQHGPVAEYVGGGQLDGQFDFPLYWTAVRVFARGEGSFLDLEAAMAAGEATWPEGAVMSPFLGNHDIPRFLSHAAGDIADLYGNGSKEQGWSAPPQAPDADLPYERARLAFAWLLTGPGLPLIYYGDEIGLPGAGDPDNRRMMPTDPGPRGGQLLGSVQQLGQLRRETPALRLGERRTLWIDGDFWVQVRDAGGSSVAIVALNRGATTRTETVTLDGALAGIPRLTFQARIGGGEVVATNGQLTISVPPMGHEVLTP
- a CDS encoding Hsp20/alpha crystallin family protein, with product MLVRWNDQMWSDVGRALGDFDEMRRRMADFFEGRDFSGPDLGTAPISGAWPRVRLEDDGEQFRLEAVVPGLGEKDISLTLNRNVLTVTGERQLTLPEGYGLQRRERGSVRFSRSIALPGPVDPDKVDAKVRDGLLTVTLPRAEEAKPKQITVESA